One genomic region from Geotoga petraea encodes:
- a CDS encoding methyl-accepting chemotaxis protein: protein MKSITQRILIWLVSSLVILMIVLASGILLNVGKTIEPLVVNSAEDLATQTGKSISTYFGGIQKELEIYTKNSLTKTLLWEVMKMDLNQINEEKDYYKNIFIINQKGDFRSTDDVEKNLSNDPIFTEVMNNENREYYFSDLRKSLTDNSDVIVVSQAVMDVGIKLGIIGAEINPDVLLKELFIDDDGKNRFSFILDSQGKIVAQNSQIPNFNFSELEQVASSDELQTINFDGKRYFVYDSDVDMPDGWSVGRAISEDVLFQGQNNLLRFILIFMIIVIGVMVGLSYFIAKVISNPIIKFSEKLNDVAKGNFKVQFDQNRKDEIGKMGNSLNNLTKALRNSFSEINTGVENVDNSSKELSDLAQQSSATSEELDAQAQDINNNINEIKERISNLSVAMEEMTNSSQNISAVSQDLNNISNDTSNATHESFKTLESIIKLIEKTARVSKNSKEKVSALNESAENVGKIVETIDSITEQTNLLALNAAIEAARAGEAGKGFAVVADEIRKLAEDSSKATEEIAKILNVIKDKTKQTVAASDVTEKSVNQIDKEIKAIETNFKNIESSVNKMNDSIENLSATAQEQSASSEEINSSIHEINESITDIAKDIAEIKKSSDEQSSSSQSISANSEELSALADNLNEQIKRYKF from the coding sequence ATGAAAAGCATTACACAGAGAATATTAATATGGTTAGTTAGCTCTTTAGTGATACTTATGATAGTTTTAGCTTCAGGTATTTTATTAAACGTGGGAAAAACAATCGAACCTTTAGTAGTAAACTCAGCCGAAGATTTAGCAACACAAACCGGTAAAAGTATTAGTACTTATTTTGGTGGAATACAAAAAGAACTTGAAATCTACACTAAAAACAGTCTTACCAAAACATTATTATGGGAAGTTATGAAAATGGATCTTAATCAAATTAATGAAGAAAAAGATTATTACAAAAATATATTCATTATTAACCAAAAAGGCGATTTTAGGAGTACGGATGATGTAGAAAAAAACTTATCGAATGACCCTATATTTACTGAAGTTATGAATAACGAAAACCGAGAGTACTATTTCAGTGATTTGAGAAAATCTTTAACAGATAATTCTGATGTTATTGTAGTTTCACAGGCGGTAATGGATGTGGGAATTAAATTAGGCATTATTGGTGCAGAAATAAATCCTGATGTACTTTTAAAAGAACTATTTATTGATGATGATGGGAAAAATAGATTTTCTTTTATCTTAGATTCACAAGGTAAAATAGTTGCACAAAACTCTCAAATACCTAACTTTAATTTTTCAGAATTAGAACAAGTAGCAAGCTCCGATGAGTTACAAACTATTAATTTTGATGGAAAAAGATACTTTGTATATGATTCTGATGTTGATATGCCAGATGGTTGGTCTGTTGGAAGAGCTATAAGTGAAGATGTTCTATTTCAGGGGCAAAACAATCTTTTAAGATTTATATTAATATTTATGATAATCGTGATAGGTGTAATGGTTGGTCTTTCATACTTCATAGCAAAAGTTATAAGTAATCCTATCATAAAATTTTCAGAAAAACTAAATGATGTTGCAAAAGGAAATTTCAAAGTACAATTCGATCAAAATAGAAAAGATGAAATAGGTAAAATGGGTAACTCTTTAAACAATTTAACAAAAGCTCTTAGAAATTCTTTTTCGGAAATTAACACTGGTGTTGAAAATGTAGATAATTCCTCAAAAGAGCTCTCTGATTTAGCCCAACAAAGCTCTGCAACAAGTGAAGAGTTAGATGCACAAGCACAAGATATAAACAACAATATCAACGAAATCAAAGAAAGAATTTCTAACCTATCTGTTGCCATGGAAGAAATGACAAATTCATCACAAAATATATCAGCAGTCTCTCAAGATTTGAACAATATATCTAATGATACATCAAATGCTACACACGAAAGTTTTAAAACTTTGGAAAGCATAATAAAGTTAATAGAAAAAACAGCAAGGGTATCAAAAAATTCAAAAGAAAAGGTATCAGCCCTTAACGAAAGTGCTGAAAATGTTGGAAAAATTGTAGAAACAATAGATTCCATAACTGAGCAGACAAATTTACTCGCTTTGAATGCAGCTATTGAAGCAGCAAGGGCAGGGGAAGCTGGAAAAGGTTTCGCCGTTGTTGCAGACGAAATAAGAAAATTAGCAGAAGACAGCTCAAAGGCAACCGAAGAAATAGCAAAAATATTAAATGTTATAAAAGATAAAACAAAGCAAACAGTTGCTGCTTCTGATGTAACAGAAAAGTCCGTCAATCAAATAGATAAAGAAATAAAAGCAATAGAAACAAACTTTAAAAATATCGAAAGTTCAGTAAACAAAATGAACGATAGTATAGAAAACCTTTCAGCAACTGCACAAGAACAATCTGCAAGCTCTGAAGAAATAAATTCAAGTATACATGAAATAAACGAATCTATAACTGATATAGCAAAAGATATAGCAGAAATAAAAAAGAGTTCAGATGAACAATCAAGTTCCTCTCAGAGTATCAGTGCAAATAGCGAAGAACTATCCGCCTTAGCAGACAATTTAAACGAGCAAATAAAAAGATATAAATTCTGA
- a CDS encoding cation-translocating P-type ATPase, translating to MWYKKTEQEVIEELNTDRKSGLNDSEVNRRIKKYGKNEFKEEKKKGLLKMIFEQINDVMIYILIAAAVASASLGEVSDAIIIGIVITLNAVIGIIQERKAEEAIKELKKLSSPKSLVKRNGKVVEVPTNKIVPGDIVVLEAGRMVPADLRLIDEASLKIEESSLTGESVPVEKDSEIDLSGKEDVALGDQRNMAFMSTVVTYGRGEGVVVGTAMDTEMGKIADLLGKTVDEKTPLQKRLADIGKVLGIIALIISAVIFGLGVIQGRDIFDMLFTAISLAVAAIPEGLPAIVTIVLAMGVQKMIKRNAIIRKLPAVETLGSVNIVCSDKTGTLTQNKMTVTKIYTNEEIKSVENIDTQNESENMLLKAMVLCNDATYTEKNQTGDPTEVALLVMGENNGLKKEEAEKQFKRLNEVPFESDRKMMTTINEINGEYFVFTKGAIDNLLKASTKINVNGEEKELTEDIKRDILNAAEKMSSQALRVLGAAYKKTDNKKGTREDFENDLVYTGLVGMIDPPREEVKASINKCHNAGIKTIMITGDHKKTAFAIAKELGIAEREEQSISGVEIDKLSEKELSNRIKDLRVFARVSPEHKVKIVNAFRDNGNVVSMTGDGVNDAPSLKAADIGVSMGITGTDVAKSASDMILTDDNFSTIEHAIEEGRNIYKNIKKTILFLLSCNFGEIIAIFLAVLFKWPTPLIPIHILWVNLITDSFPALALGVDPGDPDVMKEKPRDPKESIFQGYKLSLFINGLIIGGLTLFAFVYGVRNFMGITDFNQIIPSDIPGNALIHAQTMAFIVLSFSQLVHSLNLRSFEKSIFKKGLFTNKYLIGAILLGIVLQAIIVSVPFLEEIFKVSSLNITDWSIVLGLSIVPLIINEIVKIFKR from the coding sequence ATGTGGTATAAAAAAACTGAACAAGAGGTTATAGAAGAATTAAATACAGATAGAAAAAGCGGACTAAACGATTCAGAAGTAAACAGAAGAATAAAAAAATACGGAAAGAATGAATTCAAGGAAGAAAAGAAAAAAGGTCTTTTAAAAATGATCTTTGAACAGATAAACGATGTAATGATATATATATTGATAGCGGCGGCAGTGGCTTCTGCTTCTTTAGGAGAAGTAAGTGATGCGATTATCATTGGAATCGTAATAACATTGAATGCTGTCATAGGAATTATTCAAGAAAGAAAAGCAGAAGAAGCCATAAAAGAGCTAAAAAAATTATCATCTCCAAAATCTTTGGTAAAAAGAAATGGAAAGGTAGTAGAAGTTCCCACTAATAAAATAGTTCCTGGTGATATTGTAGTTTTAGAAGCTGGAAGAATGGTGCCAGCAGATTTGAGATTGATAGATGAAGCCAGCTTAAAAATAGAAGAATCCTCTCTTACTGGAGAATCCGTGCCAGTAGAAAAAGATTCAGAAATTGATTTGTCAGGGAAAGAAGATGTTGCTTTAGGAGATCAAAGAAATATGGCTTTTATGTCCACAGTTGTTACTTATGGCCGTGGTGAAGGTGTGGTTGTTGGTACTGCTATGGACACAGAAATGGGAAAGATTGCTGACTTGCTTGGTAAAACTGTAGACGAAAAGACGCCTCTCCAAAAGAGATTGGCAGATATTGGAAAAGTTTTGGGGATTATAGCTTTAATAATTAGTGCAGTTATATTTGGACTTGGCGTTATACAGGGAAGAGACATTTTTGACATGCTTTTCACGGCTATTAGTTTGGCTGTTGCTGCTATTCCAGAAGGACTTCCTGCTATAGTCACAATCGTACTTGCAATGGGAGTTCAAAAGATGATTAAAAGAAACGCCATAATAAGAAAGCTCCCAGCAGTTGAAACTCTTGGTTCTGTAAACATAGTCTGTTCAGATAAGACAGGTACATTAACTCAAAATAAGATGACAGTTACTAAGATATACACAAATGAAGAAATAAAGAGTGTTGAAAATATAGATACTCAAAATGAATCTGAAAATATGCTTTTAAAAGCAATGGTACTATGTAATGATGCTACATACACAGAGAAAAATCAAACCGGTGATCCAACAGAAGTAGCCCTCTTGGTAATGGGAGAGAACAATGGTCTAAAAAAAGAAGAAGCAGAAAAACAATTCAAAAGATTAAACGAAGTTCCTTTTGAATCAGATAGAAAGATGATGACTACTATTAACGAAATTAATGGAGAGTATTTTGTTTTCACAAAAGGAGCTATAGATAATCTTTTAAAAGCATCTACAAAAATAAACGTAAATGGCGAAGAAAAAGAGTTGACCGAAGATATTAAGAGAGATATATTGAATGCGGCTGAAAAAATGTCTTCTCAAGCGTTAAGAGTTCTCGGAGCAGCTTATAAAAAAACAGATAATAAAAAAGGTACAAGAGAAGATTTTGAAAATGACCTCGTTTATACTGGTTTGGTTGGGATGATCGATCCTCCAAGAGAAGAGGTCAAAGCTTCTATAAACAAATGTCACAATGCAGGTATAAAAACAATAATGATAACTGGAGACCATAAAAAGACCGCTTTTGCAATCGCAAAAGAACTCGGTATCGCAGAAAGAGAAGAACAATCAATATCTGGAGTAGAAATAGACAAGCTATCTGAAAAAGAATTGAGTAATCGAATAAAAGACCTCAGAGTTTTTGCAAGAGTTTCTCCAGAACACAAGGTAAAAATTGTAAATGCCTTCAGAGATAACGGAAATGTTGTTTCAATGACTGGAGATGGGGTTAATGATGCTCCTTCGTTAAAAGCTGCGGATATTGGGGTATCAATGGGTATAACTGGTACGGATGTTGCTAAAAGTGCATCTGATATGATTTTGACAGATGACAATTTTTCAACAATTGAGCACGCAATAGAAGAAGGACGCAATATTTATAAAAATATAAAAAAGACGATACTATTCCTTCTTTCGTGTAATTTTGGAGAAATTATTGCGATTTTTTTGGCTGTATTGTTTAAATGGCCAACTCCTTTAATACCAATTCATATATTGTGGGTTAATTTGATTACTGATTCGTTCCCAGCATTGGCTTTGGGAGTAGATCCGGGTGATCCAGATGTAATGAAAGAAAAACCAAGAGATCCAAAAGAATCGATTTTTCAAGGGTACAAACTATCTTTGTTTATAAACGGTCTAATAATAGGGGGGTTAACTCTTTTTGCATTTGTTTATGGGGTAAGAAATTTTATGGGCATTACAGACTTTAACCAAATAATTCCAAGTGATATACCAGGAAATGCCCTAATACATGCACAAACAATGGCATTCATAGTCTTGAGTTTTTCTCAACTGGTTCATTCTTTAAACTTGAGGAGTTTTGAAAAATCTATATTTAAAAAAGGCTTATTCACTAATAAATATCTCATAGGCGCAATTTTACTTGGTATAGTTTTACAGGCAATAATTGTTTCTGTTCCATTTTTAGAAGAGATATTCAAAGTTTCCAGCTTGAATATAACTGATTGGTCAATAGTATTAGGCCTTTCGATAGTCCCTTTGATAATAAATGAAATAGTAAAAATATTTAAAAGGTAG
- a CDS encoding MFS transporter, whose amino-acid sequence MNKFEKKNFNIYLIGMFVSLLGTQIQFIAMPLFILDRTGSGSLTGIFTFLLLFPFIAVTPFAGVIGDRMNRKNIMVNMDLARGAMVLFLAVYAFTVEIPLMLVFVFQGIISVMDGFFSSSTSAMRADLVQPKDYALTNSRVTAMRSIAGLIGPAVGGMIYAFGGIEVVFLINALTFIISGFAEMFIKYDPDHIKDKEKMTVKKFASDIKEGFVFIMKQKGLKNLLFFASFSNFVLSPIMFVLFPFLFKEIIGFSGAKFGFVQAGFTAGALIGSIIFSKFLINKSGKTNMTLGLGLQMLVGFAIGYFVLPATVNMIGGTTWLYFGLIVATMVSWGIFNIWLNIPLQTNIQKMAPSYIRSRVFSVLELIFQGAVPIGSVIYGFMLDSIEPHKILLGAMGIGLVLALIFLFTSPKETFDPELPEEVNTSNIKEKELA is encoded by the coding sequence ATGAACAAATTTGAAAAGAAGAATTTCAATATTTATTTAATTGGCATGTTTGTATCTCTATTAGGAACACAGATACAGTTTATAGCGATGCCGCTTTTTATTTTAGACAGAACAGGATCAGGGTCATTAACAGGAATTTTCACCTTTTTACTATTATTTCCATTTATAGCTGTCACACCATTTGCAGGAGTAATTGGGGATAGAATGAATCGAAAAAATATTATGGTAAATATGGATTTAGCAAGAGGAGCTATGGTTTTATTTTTAGCAGTTTACGCATTTACGGTAGAGATCCCTTTAATGTTGGTTTTCGTTTTTCAAGGGATAATATCAGTAATGGATGGATTTTTTTCCTCATCAACATCAGCAATGAGAGCAGATTTAGTACAACCAAAAGATTATGCTCTTACTAACTCAAGAGTTACAGCCATGAGAAGTATAGCAGGTCTTATTGGTCCAGCTGTTGGGGGCATGATCTATGCATTTGGTGGAATAGAAGTAGTATTTTTAATAAATGCTTTGACATTTATCATCTCCGGATTTGCTGAAATGTTTATAAAATACGACCCAGATCATATAAAAGACAAAGAAAAAATGACGGTAAAGAAATTTGCCTCAGATATTAAAGAAGGTTTTGTGTTTATAATGAAACAAAAAGGGCTTAAAAATCTTTTGTTTTTTGCATCGTTTTCTAACTTTGTTTTATCTCCAATAATGTTTGTACTTTTCCCATTTTTATTTAAAGAGATCATTGGGTTTTCTGGAGCAAAATTTGGATTTGTACAAGCAGGATTTACAGCTGGAGCATTAATTGGTAGTATAATATTTAGTAAATTTTTAATCAACAAATCGGGGAAAACTAACATGACTCTCGGATTAGGACTTCAAATGCTTGTTGGTTTTGCTATAGGGTATTTTGTTCTTCCTGCTACTGTTAACATGATTGGTGGAACTACTTGGTTGTACTTCGGATTAATTGTTGCGACTATGGTTTCTTGGGGAATATTCAACATATGGCTAAACATTCCGCTACAAACTAATATACAAAAGATGGCTCCATCATATATAAGATCAAGAGTATTTTCGGTTTTAGAATTGATTTTCCAGGGGGCAGTTCCAATAGGTTCTGTTATATACGGGTTCATGTTGGATTCTATAGAACCACATAAAATCCTTTTAGGTGCAATGGGAATAGGGCTTGTCCTTGCTTTGATATTCTTGTTCACATCGCCAAAAGAAACATTCGACCCAGAACTACCAGAAGAAGTGAATACATCAAATATAAAAGAAAAAGAACTTGCTTAA
- a CDS encoding DMT family transporter, producing MVEKRKAVIYMLISSLAFATMGAFVKLAGDLPTVQKVFSRNFISMLIAGSIVLYNKKPLFGEKKNLKYLLIRSALGTAGMLAYFYSIDHLLLSDSSMLNKLNPFFVSIFAFFILKEHFSKIQIPALFIAFTGAVFIIKPEFDMSVIPALLGLSSAVLAAGAYTTVRFLGGREEFYTIVFFFSFFSTMVTLPLMVTFFEPMNWNQVLFLVLTGIVASIGQFTLTIAYKHAPAGEISILNYTNVLFSGIIGYFLFDSIPDFLSIVGYALIISAALLIYINANNRRKKLN from the coding sequence ATGGTTGAAAAAAGAAAAGCAGTAATTTATATGTTAATATCCTCACTTGCCTTTGCGACTATGGGTGCTTTTGTAAAACTTGCAGGGGATTTGCCAACTGTACAAAAAGTTTTTTCAAGAAATTTCATTTCTATGCTTATAGCGGGAAGTATAGTTTTATACAATAAAAAACCTCTTTTTGGAGAAAAGAAAAATCTAAAATATCTGCTAATAAGATCCGCACTTGGAACAGCTGGGATGTTGGCATATTTTTATAGTATAGATCATCTTTTACTATCCGATTCATCTATGTTAAATAAATTAAATCCATTTTTTGTAAGCATTTTTGCTTTTTTCATTCTCAAGGAACATTTTTCTAAAATACAAATTCCAGCTTTGTTTATAGCTTTTACTGGAGCTGTATTTATTATAAAACCTGAATTTGACATGAGTGTTATACCAGCTTTATTGGGGTTATCATCAGCTGTTTTAGCAGCTGGAGCTTACACTACAGTTAGATTTTTGGGTGGAAGAGAAGAATTTTACACTATAGTATTCTTCTTTTCTTTCTTTTCTACAATGGTAACTTTACCCTTAATGGTAACATTTTTCGAGCCAATGAATTGGAATCAAGTTCTATTTTTAGTTCTTACTGGTATTGTTGCCTCTATAGGGCAGTTCACTTTAACTATAGCATACAAACACGCTCCCGCAGGAGAAATATCGATATTGAATTACACAAACGTTCTTTTTTCTGGAATTATAGGATACTTTTTGTTTGACTCGATTCCAGATTTTTTAAGTATCGTTGGATATGCTCTCATAATATCAGCTGCATTATTAATATATATAAACGCTAACAATAGAAGAAAAAAACTGAACTAA
- a CDS encoding GGDEF domain-containing protein, with product MHKKILIIIFTVLISINIFSKNILVLHSYNPLYDWTRDVNKGLENILMNSNHNIFIEYLYSRNTFSEEYKKDLIDVLSLRYENYNIDAVVTTDQNAFDLVRDYRKELLPEKPVFFLGAEFIRDSEIRNHDNFFGLFGESNIEKNIKLVDNIYPQEKILITNNMDEFGEEIISKAKELKNSMNLEIININSDNFYNIVEKIKEYPSNTPVLLGNLAMTKEKNIGQLKEISQEFEKALENPLFTLWNNQIGYGAIGGYVTEGVVEGEKLAKKVLEYFENPNIPKYDKEDYIYKFDYQKLQKFNISLEQLPKNSFIINKPKEIINSDLFWIVIVLIHILLLVTLYSFYRMLKMRREKKSIENESFRDTLTNVYNRKKLESIKPTLNDKSVEKELIAYVVDLDNLKPINDSFGHDVGDKFIIYTAEILKEVFGNNSYIFRMGGDEFYVVSFLELMHLKEEIKELNTNIDKLILKKREELNKPFNLSYGYAVRRSYEDIDQTFKRADESMYNNKRKNKLGK from the coding sequence ATGCATAAAAAAATATTAATAATTATTTTTACGGTTTTAATATCTATTAATATATTTTCAAAAAATATTCTTGTTTTGCATTCTTATAATCCTTTATATGATTGGACCAGGGATGTTAACAAAGGGTTGGAAAATATTCTGATGAATTCAAACCATAATATTTTTATAGAATATCTGTATTCAAGAAATACTTTCTCAGAAGAATACAAAAAAGATTTAATAGATGTTTTATCCCTTAGGTATGAAAATTACAATATAGATGCTGTGGTTACAACAGATCAAAATGCTTTTGACCTTGTGAGAGATTACAGAAAAGAATTATTACCAGAAAAACCTGTTTTTTTTCTTGGGGCTGAATTCATAAGAGACAGTGAAATAAGAAATCACGATAATTTTTTTGGTTTGTTTGGTGAATCTAATATAGAAAAGAATATCAAATTGGTTGATAATATATATCCTCAAGAAAAAATTTTGATCACCAACAATATGGATGAGTTTGGAGAAGAAATTATTTCTAAGGCTAAAGAGTTAAAAAATTCTATGAACTTAGAAATAATAAACATAAACTCAGATAATTTTTACAATATAGTTGAAAAAATAAAGGAATACCCTTCAAATACTCCCGTACTACTTGGAAATTTGGCAATGACAAAAGAAAAAAATATAGGGCAATTAAAAGAGATATCACAAGAATTTGAAAAAGCTCTCGAAAATCCCCTCTTTACCTTATGGAATAATCAAATAGGTTATGGAGCAATTGGTGGATACGTCACAGAAGGAGTTGTGGAAGGGGAGAAACTTGCTAAAAAAGTTTTGGAGTATTTTGAAAATCCGAATATTCCTAAATACGATAAAGAAGATTATATATACAAATTTGACTATCAGAAGTTACAAAAATTTAATATAAGTTTGGAACAATTGCCTAAAAATTCGTTTATTATAAACAAACCAAAAGAAATTATAAACAGTGACTTGTTTTGGATAGTCATTGTTTTAATACATATTCTGTTATTGGTAACCTTATATAGCTTTTACCGTATGTTAAAAATGAGACGCGAAAAGAAATCTATCGAAAATGAATCATTTAGAGATACTTTGACAAATGTTTACAACAGAAAAAAATTAGAATCGATTAAACCAACTTTAAACGATAAATCAGTAGAAAAAGAACTTATAGCCTATGTAGTTGACTTAGATAATCTAAAACCAATAAACGATAGTTTTGGCCATGATGTTGGAGATAAATTCATCATATATACTGCTGAAATATTGAAAGAAGTTTTTGGCAATAACAGTTATATTTTCAGAATGGGTGGAGATGAGTTTTATGTTGTTTCTTTTTTAGAATTAATGCATTTAAAAGAAGAAATAAAAGAATTAAATACAAACATAGATAAACTTATTTTAAAAAAGCGAGAGGAACTAAACAAGCCTTTTAATCTTTCTTATGGATATGCTGTAAGAAGATCTTATGAAGATATAGATCAAACATTCAAACGGGCAGATGAATCAATGTATAATAACAAAAGAAAAAATAAATTAGGTAAATAA
- a CDS encoding glycoside hydrolase family 65 protein — MKKFDNIKNRFPVNPWDISEKKYNPSDYFTNETLFACANGFIGVRGSFEEGNYLGHSGTYINAFYESNKIEYGEKYVGYPSEGQSMVNVANSIKIEISIDDEILDINKGELIDYNRKLDFRNGILKRKIIWKTQSGKKAEISFNRLVSFENKHLIAQKIEITPLNFDGEITYKSFLDGTIKNYIDEDDPRIDNKFKKSVFKTRELYNDEFMFLNQITKKSGKEYSVGLKESIISKSKYKVKKYKDTDKLYNEYRIKAKKEKTITIEKFSVYYTEMNYLKKQKIEVELEKAFEKGWDYYEKFQKEYLEKFWNDSYIKIDGDDALTQGIRFNMFHLLQSTGKDGYTNIGAKGLTGEGYEGHYFWDTETYVLSFFLYTQPETAKKLLEFRYNTLDAARDRAKEMSHTKGALYPWRTINGYECSSYYPAGTAQYHINADIAFALKQYYQVTDDFDFIKSMGIEILVETARLWEDAGSYNSEGQFCINCVTGPDEYTALINNNYYTNLMAAENLSFASEMVEKIKTESPEIYQELKNKLKLSEEEHFGWEKHAEKMFYPYDEKLKINAQDDSFLSKPIWELDKTPKEKFPLLLNYHPLVLYRYQVIKQADLILAEALLPHKFSDEQVKRDYDYYEKLTTHDSSLSTCIYSIVANRIGYEKEAYEYFINTSRTDLDNYQGNTKDGIHSASMAGTWLGVVMGFGGMKIYNNELHFDPKIPEKWNEYTFKIKFKNRIIKVKVDKTKADYSLEKGEPLTIYNKGNKIELS, encoded by the coding sequence TTGAAAAAATTCGATAACATCAAAAACAGATTTCCAGTTAATCCTTGGGATATATCAGAAAAAAAGTACAACCCTTCCGATTATTTTACCAACGAAACCTTATTTGCTTGTGCAAACGGTTTTATTGGTGTGAGAGGAAGTTTTGAAGAGGGCAATTATTTGGGACATTCTGGTACATACATAAACGCTTTTTATGAATCCAATAAAATTGAATATGGCGAGAAATATGTAGGGTATCCTTCTGAAGGCCAATCTATGGTTAATGTTGCAAATTCAATAAAAATAGAGATTTCTATAGATGACGAAATTTTAGATATAAATAAAGGTGAATTAATTGATTACAACAGAAAATTGGATTTTAGAAATGGGATTTTAAAAAGAAAGATTATATGGAAAACTCAGAGTGGAAAAAAGGCTGAAATTTCTTTTAATAGGTTAGTAAGTTTTGAAAACAAACATCTTATAGCTCAAAAAATTGAGATTACACCGCTAAATTTTGATGGTGAAATAACTTATAAATCTTTTTTAGATGGAACTATAAAAAACTACATAGATGAAGATGACCCAAGAATAGATAATAAATTTAAAAAATCCGTTTTTAAAACAAGAGAACTTTACAATGATGAATTTATGTTTTTAAATCAAATAACTAAAAAAAGTGGGAAAGAATATTCTGTAGGGTTAAAAGAGAGTATTATTTCTAAAAGCAAATATAAGGTAAAAAAATATAAAGATACAGATAAACTATACAATGAGTATAGAATAAAAGCAAAAAAAGAAAAAACAATTACGATAGAAAAATTCTCAGTCTATTATACAGAAATGAATTATTTGAAAAAACAAAAAATAGAAGTAGAGTTAGAAAAAGCTTTTGAAAAAGGCTGGGACTATTATGAAAAATTTCAAAAAGAATATTTGGAAAAATTTTGGAATGACTCTTATATAAAAATAGACGGAGATGACGCCTTAACTCAAGGGATCAGATTCAACATGTTCCACCTTCTACAATCAACTGGTAAAGATGGTTATACAAATATAGGCGCAAAAGGATTAACGGGCGAAGGATATGAAGGTCACTATTTTTGGGATACAGAGACATATGTTCTTTCTTTTTTCTTATACACACAACCTGAAACGGCAAAAAAACTACTTGAGTTTAGATATAACACACTTGATGCAGCGAGGGATAGGGCAAAAGAGATGTCCCATACTAAAGGAGCTTTGTACCCTTGGAGAACGATTAACGGTTATGAATGTTCTTCTTACTACCCTGCTGGTACAGCTCAATACCATATAAACGCAGATATAGCTTTTGCTTTAAAACAGTATTACCAGGTGACAGATGATTTTGATTTTATAAAATCTATGGGAATCGAAATATTGGTTGAAACAGCAAGGCTATGGGAAGATGCCGGAAGTTATAATTCTGAAGGGCAATTTTGTATAAATTGTGTAACTGGTCCAGACGAATATACAGCGTTAATAAATAATAACTATTACACTAATTTGATGGCAGCAGAAAATTTGAGCTTTGCATCTGAAATGGTTGAAAAAATCAAAACAGAATCTCCAGAAATATATCAAGAACTAAAAAACAAATTAAAACTGTCAGAAGAAGAGCATTTTGGATGGGAAAAACACGCTGAAAAAATGTTTTACCCGTATGATGAAAAGTTAAAGATCAACGCACAAGATGATAGTTTTTTAAGCAAACCGATTTGGGAATTGGACAAAACTCCAAAAGAGAAATTTCCTCTATTGCTGAATTATCATCCATTGGTATTGTACAGATACCAAGTTATAAAACAAGCAGATTTGATATTAGCAGAAGCTTTATTACCTCACAAATTTTCAGATGAGCAGGTAAAAAGAGATTATGATTATTATGAAAAATTAACAACGCATGATTCTTCTTTGTCTACTTGTATATACTCTATAGTTGCAAACAGAATAGGATATGAGAAAGAAGCATATGAATATTTCATAAATACTTCCAGAACTGATCTGGACAACTACCAGGGGAACACAAAAGATGGGATACATTCTGCCAGTATGGCTGGAACATGGCTCGGAGTAGTTATGGGTTTTGGAGGAATGAAAATATATAATAATGAACTTCATTTTGACCCAAAAATTCCAGAAAAATGGAATGAATACACTTTCAAAATAAAGTTCAAAAATAGAATAATAAAAGTAAAAGTGGATAAGACAAAAGCCGACTACAGCCTGGAAAAAGGTGAACCATTAACAATATACAATAAAGGCAATAAAATAGAGCTATCATAA